The Sphaerospermopsis torques-reginae ITEP-024 genome has a window encoding:
- a CDS encoding DUF4351 domain-containing protein: MRESVIYQDIQQEKALAIVTRLLRHQVGTVPPAQLLKLEAMESEQLEDLAEALLDFSSLSDLEAWLAQYQV, translated from the coding sequence ATGCGCGAGTCTGTAATTTATCAGGATATCCAACAGGAAAAAGCTTTAGCAATTGTGACACGACTACTCCGTCATCAAGTCGGAACTGTTCCACCTGCACAATTATTGAAACTTGAAGCTATGGAATCAGAACAGTTAGAAGATTTAGCTGAGGCTTTGCTTGATTTTTCAAGTTTAAGTGATTTAGAAGCTTGGTTAGCACAATATCAAGTTTAG
- a CDS encoding tetratricopeptide repeat protein: MFTYEQQKWELALADYNQALKINPDYADAYMRSQSCNLLSTW; this comes from the coding sequence TTGTTTACGTATGAGCAGCAAAAATGGGAATTAGCACTGGCTGATTATAACCAAGCTCTCAAAATTAATCCTGATTATGCTGATGCTTACATGCGGTCGCAGTCTTGTAATCTATTATCAACTTGGTGA
- a CDS encoding tetratricopeptide repeat protein, translating into MAYKGRGLVYGEQKKWELALADYNQAIKINPDYSCWPTRVAVLFTVEQKKWELALADFNQAININPDYSYWLTWVAVLFTVQQQKWELALADYNQALKLNPDDSSGLQGSRTCLRMSSKNGN; encoded by the coding sequence GTGGCCTACAAGGGTCGCGGTCTTGTTTACGGAGAGCAGAAAAAATGGGAATTAGCACTGGCAGATTATAACCAAGCTATCAAAATTAATCCTGATTATAGCTGCTGGCCTACAAGGGTCGCGGTCTTGTTTACGGTAGAGCAGAAAAAATGGGAATTAGCACTGGCAGATTTTAACCAAGCTATCAATATTAATCCTGATTATAGCTACTGGCTTACATGGGTCGCGGTCTTGTTTACCGTGCAGCAGCAAAAATGGGAATTAGCACTGGCAGATTATAACCAAGCTCTCAAACTTAATCCTGATGATAGCTCTGGCTTACAAGGGTCGCGGACTTGTTTACGTATGAGCAGCAAAAATGGGAATTAG
- a CDS encoding tetratricopeptide repeat protein has translation MLTKLSKLILIIAAGYYKGRGRVYDEQKKWELALADYNQALKINPDYSCGLQGSRSCLRRAEKMGISTGRL, from the coding sequence ATTTTAACCAAGCTATCAAAATTAATCCTGATTATAGCTGCTGGCTACTACAAGGGCCGCGGTCGTGTTTACGATGAGCAGAAAAAATGGGAATTAGCACTGGCAGATTATAACCAAGCTCTCAAAATTAATCCTGATTATAGCTGTGGCCTACAAGGGTCGCGGTCTTGTTTACGGAGAGCAGAAAAAATGGGAATTAGCACTGGCAGATTATAA
- a CDS encoding tetratricopeptide repeat protein translates to MFHKGNTTASQWIERGNQLWRLRRYQEAIEAFDRAIQLKPAFIHLAYYGKGLALWWNGKYQEAVALLQQAVKNKPDFVAAWSRLSAVYRELKQGNEALAAINKAIELQPNNPNLYNEKFLVLSDLKRYAEAEVAINAAIKLSPRSAFYSNRGRVYDEQKKWELALADYTQAIKINPDLALAYSNRGLVYDEQKKWELALADFNQAIKINPDYSCWLLQGPRSCLR, encoded by the coding sequence ATGTTTCACAAAGGAAATACTACCGCCAGTCAATGGATAGAAAGAGGAAATCAACTGTGGCGTTTACGTCGTTATCAAGAAGCTATAGAGGCTTTTGATAGAGCGATTCAGTTAAAACCAGCCTTTATTCACTTAGCTTATTATGGCAAGGGTTTGGCTTTATGGTGGAATGGAAAATATCAAGAAGCGGTAGCTCTATTGCAACAAGCAGTGAAAAATAAACCTGATTTTGTTGCTGCTTGGAGTCGGCTAAGTGCAGTCTATAGAGAATTAAAGCAAGGAAATGAAGCCTTAGCAGCAATCAATAAAGCCATTGAACTTCAACCAAATAATCCTAATTTGTATAATGAGAAATTCCTTGTATTATCTGATTTAAAAAGGTATGCAGAAGCAGAGGTAGCGATAAATGCAGCGATTAAACTCAGCCCCCGTTCAGCATTTTACAGCAATCGCGGTCGTGTTTACGATGAGCAGAAAAAATGGGAATTAGCACTGGCAGATTATACCCAAGCTATCAAAATTAATCCTGATTTAGCTCTGGCTTACAGCAATCGCGGTCTTGTTTACGATGAGCAGAAAAAATGGGAATTAGCACTGGCAGATTTTAACCAAGCTATCAAAATTAATCCTGATTATAGCTGCTGGCTACTACAAGGGCCGCGGTCGTGTTTACGATGA
- a CDS encoding S1 family peptidase, whose product MNMNTKTVSIFSLAFLLVSTLSIKTSSNSISLAAINNTSCQIKADNGETGEYSQKQLQTIAKRITVRVIGDNNSGSGTLLSKRGNTYLVLTNSHIIRGTTKISLTTADGKTYNAQTVPNPNFDKFDLALLQFQSNENYCLQEVTNFVPFTEMEVMAAGYSATKGQIVFSTGTVQKISQRPLKEGYQIGYNSDIEQGMSGGAIINSRGQIIGINGRSAYPILNTGYVYPDGSRPSNAEIQAMRKLSWGIPISTVLAQVKPEIITAYSLPVPNISQPVPEAALTGWLGELEQKAKQITVRIDSSNNSNGSGVIIAKEGDTYTVLTAAHVFCESENETKSCGRFNYSILAPDGKQYPVEKSSIKLESGVDLAVVKFRSPATYQIATLANYNPKDYEYILTAGYPKLGQTSPWRLTMGQIYSKEQGLLATTQSDFRNNSSGNSGNLSASVSQSAVSLTGGYELVYSSITFGGMSGGPVLDTQGRVIGIHGRSEGETAIDEKTGDSGSSGGKVQIGNSLGIPISTFLAIANKLDTQGQKVETTPAPKLNEQKVNSIQTAILSIDVSQRKYYRQSMDRKRKSTVAFTSLSRSYRGF is encoded by the coding sequence ATGAACATGAATACCAAAACAGTCAGCATTTTCTCTTTAGCATTTTTATTAGTTTCCACTTTGAGTATTAAAACTTCATCTAATTCTATCTCCCTAGCAGCAATTAATAATACCAGTTGTCAAATCAAAGCCGATAATGGTGAAACTGGAGAATATTCCCAAAAACAACTACAAACCATCGCCAAGAGAATTACAGTCAGAGTAATAGGTGATAATAACAGCGGTTCAGGAACACTCCTATCCAAACGAGGAAATACTTATCTAGTTTTAACTAATTCTCATATAATTAGAGGAACTACCAAAATTTCTTTAACAACAGCAGATGGTAAAACCTATAATGCACAAACAGTTCCTAACCCTAACTTTGATAAATTTGATTTAGCATTATTACAATTCCAAAGCAATGAAAATTACTGTTTACAAGAAGTAACTAATTTTGTTCCTTTTACAGAAATGGAAGTAATGGCGGCGGGATATTCTGCTACCAAAGGACAAATAGTATTTAGCACTGGTACAGTCCAAAAAATATCCCAAAGACCACTAAAAGAAGGCTATCAAATAGGTTATAATAGTGATATTGAACAAGGAATGAGTGGCGGTGCAATCATTAATTCCCGTGGACAAATCATAGGCATAAATGGTAGAAGTGCATACCCAATATTAAATACAGGTTATGTTTATCCAGATGGTTCACGTCCTAGCAATGCAGAAATACAAGCAATGCGAAAACTCAGTTGGGGAATACCAATCTCTACTGTTTTAGCACAAGTAAAACCCGAAATTATTACCGCCTATTCCTTACCTGTACCAAATATTTCCCAACCAGTACCAGAAGCAGCATTAACAGGATGGTTAGGAGAATTAGAACAAAAAGCCAAACAAATAACCGTGAGAATTGATAGTAGTAATAATAGCAATGGTTCAGGAGTAATTATTGCTAAAGAAGGAGATACTTATACTGTTTTAACTGCGGCTCATGTTTTCTGTGAAAGTGAAAATGAAACTAAATCCTGTGGACGTTTTAATTATTCAATTCTTGCCCCAGATGGTAAACAATATCCTGTAGAAAAAAGTAGTATTAAACTAGAATCAGGAGTAGATTTAGCAGTAGTTAAATTTAGAAGTCCAGCAACATATCAAATTGCCACCTTAGCAAATTACAACCCAAAAGATTATGAATATATCTTAACAGCAGGATATCCCAAATTAGGGCAAACATCACCTTGGCGGTTGACAATGGGGCAGATTTATAGCAAAGAACAAGGACTATTAGCAACTACCCAATCAGATTTTAGAAACAATAGTTCTGGGAACTCAGGAAATCTCAGTGCAAGTGTTAGTCAAAGTGCAGTTTCCTTAACCGGAGGATATGAATTAGTTTATAGCAGTATCACCTTTGGGGGTATGAGTGGGGGACCAGTATTAGATACCCAAGGAAGAGTAATTGGTATTCATGGACGTTCCGAGGGAGAAACAGCTATTGATGAAAAAACAGGTGATAGCGGTAGTAGTGGTGGTAAAGTACAAATAGGTAATAGTTTAGGTATTCCTATCAGTACGTTTTTAGCAATAGCAAACAAACTAGATACCCAAGGACAAAAAGTAGAAACCACCCCAGCACCAAAATTAAATGAACAAAAAGTTAACTCTATACAAACGGCAATATTATCAATAGATGTTTCACAAAGGAAATACTACCGCCAGTCAATGGATAGAAAGAGGAAATCAACTGTGGCGTTTACGTCGTTATCAAGAAGCTATAGAGGCTTTTGA
- a CDS encoding COP23 domain-containing protein, with product MRQQSFFITLGLAAFTSLATISLPANFSQSTAAELQSNQVTFLCQSMFDAASGESIPTTVAWIPERKGHVYFIGWKSEYFNKGGWTPAERCQKVSQKFQEFYEQGRLNFLSTGKIKGYPVICGVLNQGETCNPSNQLFTLRTGSDAEDVIQKLMDIAEGKSGGIIFQNSNDQLYVSVKDFFNKSPLIPGK from the coding sequence ATGCGACAACAATCATTTTTCATCACTTTAGGACTAGCTGCTTTCACATCTTTAGCAACTATTAGTCTACCTGCCAATTTTAGCCAATCAACTGCTGCTGAATTGCAATCAAATCAAGTCACTTTCCTTTGTCAGTCAATGTTTGATGCAGCAAGTGGTGAGAGCATTCCGACTACAGTTGCTTGGATTCCTGAAAGAAAAGGTCATGTGTATTTTATTGGCTGGAAATCTGAATACTTTAATAAAGGTGGCTGGACTCCAGCAGAACGCTGTCAAAAAGTCTCGCAAAAATTCCAAGAGTTTTATGAACAAGGTCGTTTGAATTTTCTGTCTACTGGGAAAATTAAAGGATATCCTGTTATCTGTGGTGTTCTTAATCAAGGAGAAACTTGCAATCCTAGTAATCAACTATTTACTTTAAGAACAGGGAGTGATGCTGAGGACGTAATACAAAAGTTAATGGATATTGCTGAAGGTAAAAGTGGAGGGATAATTTTCCAAAATTCAAATGACCAGTTGTATGTAAGTGTGAAAGATTTTTTCAATAAATCTCCCTTAATTCCGGGTAAATAA